The following are encoded in a window of Rubellicoccus peritrichatus genomic DNA:
- the menD gene encoding 2-succinyl-5-enolpyruvyl-6-hydroxy-3-cyclohexene-1-carboxylic-acid synthase produces the protein MHELLRSNLNFFWGGVIAETLSQCGIKHVIISPGSRSAPLTTGFALNEKIKTTPVLDERSAAFYALGLAKASGLPVALICTSGTAAANYLPAVIEARYARVPLIILTADRPPELRDCAAGQAIDQQKLFGDYIHWYHELALPNRALLPYMQKSLQQAWRKSLGCGGPVHLNIPFRDPLAPVVDGETWELSDDAIRAVHKETFSKRNVDLDSILADQSSVSRGLVIAGPDISTAPKKYARGVLNLAKALGWPILADTLSPMRHHGRMDEWVIAHYDCVLRDLELSDTLKPSAVIQIGPLPTCKVLRKWLSDLNVPTSIISLSLDNLDPLHRPANYIQASPNDFATHEVEPKRSDFLEIWLNENRKVAERFESAFGACDELFEGKISWLLEKHLPENTPVFVASSMPVRDVEFFWPANDKHFRFAANRGANGIDGTLSSAMGYVEGCGQPGVLLTGDLAFLHDQNGLLMAPEFEGSLTVIVINNNGGGIFEKLEISKFDPPFEQYFATPQNVDLAQISASHNLRHSAPTNWDAFISEIKSLPESGIRIIELKTNRKEDMAFRQKLFKK, from the coding sequence ATGCACGAGTTATTACGGAGCAATTTGAACTTTTTCTGGGGTGGCGTTATTGCCGAAACCTTGAGTCAATGTGGTATTAAGCATGTTATCATCTCTCCCGGCTCCCGTTCAGCTCCATTAACGACCGGTTTTGCCCTGAATGAGAAAATCAAAACAACGCCCGTTCTAGATGAGCGTTCAGCTGCATTTTATGCATTGGGTTTGGCCAAGGCGAGCGGACTGCCAGTTGCCTTGATTTGCACATCCGGCACTGCGGCTGCAAACTATCTGCCAGCAGTTATCGAAGCGCGCTATGCGAGAGTGCCTTTGATCATTCTGACGGCTGATCGGCCTCCTGAGCTTCGTGACTGTGCAGCTGGGCAGGCGATTGATCAGCAAAAGCTTTTTGGCGATTACATCCATTGGTATCATGAGCTTGCTCTGCCGAATAGGGCGTTGTTGCCTTACATGCAGAAATCCCTGCAGCAGGCCTGGCGGAAGAGTCTGGGATGCGGTGGACCGGTTCATTTGAATATTCCTTTTCGCGATCCACTTGCGCCTGTCGTCGATGGGGAAACCTGGGAGCTTTCTGATGATGCTATTCGCGCAGTCCACAAAGAGACATTTAGCAAAAGAAATGTCGATCTGGATTCCATCCTTGCAGATCAGTCGTCTGTCTCTCGTGGTTTGGTAATTGCAGGTCCTGACATTTCAACAGCTCCTAAGAAATACGCACGAGGGGTCTTGAATTTGGCGAAAGCTCTCGGTTGGCCAATATTGGCCGATACGCTTTCTCCAATGCGTCATCATGGAAGGATGGATGAGTGGGTTATTGCCCACTATGACTGTGTGCTGCGAGATTTGGAACTGTCTGATACACTCAAACCAAGCGCAGTAATCCAGATCGGGCCATTGCCAACATGCAAGGTCCTGAGGAAATGGCTGTCTGACTTGAATGTGCCAACATCGATCATTTCGCTGTCGTTGGACAATTTGGACCCGCTTCATCGCCCGGCAAATTACATCCAAGCCTCACCAAATGATTTTGCCACTCATGAAGTTGAGCCGAAGCGCAGTGATTTCCTCGAGATTTGGCTTAATGAAAATCGAAAAGTAGCGGAGCGATTTGAGAGTGCTTTTGGAGCTTGTGACGAACTGTTCGAGGGAAAAATCTCCTGGCTTCTGGAGAAGCATTTGCCAGAGAATACACCAGTATTTGTCGCGAGCAGTATGCCGGTTCGCGATGTAGAGTTTTTCTGGCCTGCAAATGATAAGCACTTTCGTTTCGCCGCTAATCGAGGAGCTAATGGTATCGATGGGACACTCTCTTCTGCGATGGGATATGTGGAAGGCTGTGGGCAGCCTGGAGTTCTGCTTACGGGAGATTTGGCCTTTCTACATGATCAGAACGGTTTACTCATGGCTCCAGAATTTGAGGGAAGTCTAACCGTTATCGTCATCAATAACAATGGTGGCGGTATCTTTGAGAAATTGGAAATCTCGAAGTTCGATCCTCCGTTTGAGCAGTATTTTGCTACTCCGCAAAACGTGGATTTAGCTCAGATATCCGCTTCACATAATTTGCGGCATAGTGCTCCAACGAATTGGGATGCATTTATTTCTGAAATCAAGTCCTTGCCCGAGTCTGGTATTCGAATTATCGAACTTAAGACAAACCGCAAGGAAGACATGGCATTTCGCCAGAAACTATTCAAAAAGTAG
- a CDS encoding isochorismate synthase — protein sequence MEVIPPERFPERNARAFVDFLTYCQEVARKKKRPQLASVCLRVKHIDPLAVLESIYEEQQLHFYLERPQDEEALAGAEAVVEGRFSGQNRFTEVREFAADISENTIAVGDLGASSTGPKFFCAFTFEEDVSSEEAGFHPATVFVPRWQVERRGGAFYAVANTLIAADSDLNALAARILGAHGKFSGFSYSSVNTGEPPKVMKTTEVRSKPFEASVVEALESIAGEDYEKIVLSRAIDATADKSFIPLETVNRLRERFPSCFCFSINNGEGQSFIGATPERLVGCRDEILETEALAGSAKRGSNAREDAQRAAELLSSDKDLREHRMVIESIRQRLSDLGIEPDIADFPQILKLANVQHLRTPIQARIPEGLHLLDVAKALHPTPAVGGRPRAKAVPQIASLEGFSRGLFAGLVGWFDMAGQGDLAVGIRSGLFSGNVARLYAGAGIVRGSDPDRERAETDMKLRALEEAIQ from the coding sequence ATGGAAGTCATACCACCAGAACGTTTTCCCGAACGTAATGCCCGTGCCTTTGTTGATTTTTTGACATATTGCCAGGAGGTAGCCCGCAAAAAGAAGCGTCCACAGCTTGCCAGTGTATGTTTGCGAGTAAAACACATCGATCCGCTCGCTGTTCTGGAGTCGATTTACGAAGAGCAGCAACTTCATTTCTATCTTGAGCGGCCACAGGACGAAGAAGCGCTGGCTGGTGCGGAGGCTGTGGTGGAAGGACGCTTTAGTGGCCAGAATCGTTTCACTGAGGTTCGCGAATTTGCCGCTGATATCTCTGAAAACACGATTGCAGTTGGTGATTTGGGTGCGTCATCCACTGGGCCGAAATTCTTTTGTGCATTCACATTTGAAGAGGATGTATCTTCAGAGGAAGCTGGCTTTCATCCGGCGACTGTTTTTGTGCCCCGGTGGCAGGTCGAGCGGCGTGGCGGTGCCTTTTATGCAGTTGCCAACACACTAATCGCAGCTGACTCGGATTTAAATGCGCTGGCTGCGCGAATACTCGGAGCGCATGGGAAGTTTTCTGGCTTTAGCTATTCGTCAGTCAATACGGGAGAGCCACCTAAAGTGATGAAAACAACTGAGGTTCGTTCCAAGCCATTTGAAGCGTCTGTAGTTGAAGCTTTGGAGAGTATTGCTGGTGAGGATTACGAGAAAATCGTCCTTTCGAGAGCGATTGATGCGACTGCGGATAAATCTTTCATACCCCTGGAGACTGTTAACCGGCTTCGCGAGCGCTTTCCCAGTTGCTTTTGCTTCTCAATAAACAATGGGGAAGGGCAGAGCTTTATTGGCGCAACGCCTGAGCGCTTGGTGGGATGTCGAGATGAAATCCTTGAAACTGAGGCATTGGCAGGATCAGCGAAACGTGGATCTAATGCTCGAGAGGATGCTCAAAGAGCCGCTGAACTGCTCTCCAGTGACAAGGACTTGCGGGAACATCGAATGGTGATCGAGTCGATTCGCCAAAGATTGAGTGATCTTGGTATTGAACCGGATATTGCAGATTTTCCACAGATTTTGAAACTGGCCAACGTGCAACACCTGCGAACTCCAATTCAGGCCAGGATTCCAGAAGGTCTGCATTTGCTAGATGTTGCTAAGGCATTGCATCCGACGCCTGCTGTCGGTGGACGGCCTAGAGCAAAAGCGGTGCCGCAAATTGCGTCTTTAGAAGGATTTTCCCGAGGTCTTTTCGCAGGACTCGTTGGCTGGTTTGATATGGCTGGTCAGGGCGATCTGGCTGTTGGAATCCGAAGTGGTCTTTTTTCAGGAAATGTGGCCCGCCTTTATGCGGGTGCAGGAATTGTTCGCGGAAGCGATCCGGACCGCGAACGTGCGGAAACAGATATGAAGTTGCGTGCGCTTGAGGAAGCGATTCAGTAG
- the metG gene encoding methionine--tRNA ligase, giving the protein MKNFYITTAIDYANGSPHLGHAYEKVLTDIIARFRRLKGDRVFFLTGLDEHGQKVQQTAEKQGIEPQAFCDQVAVEFQRLCKELEISNDDFIRTTEPRHKEVVGGLLQSIYDKGEIYRNDYHGFYSTRQEQFLQEKDKVDGKWPEIFGEVIEITEPNYFFKLSAYQDWLIDFLKTNPDFIFPRFRQKQVLEFLKEPLNDLCISRPKERLSWGIPLPFDQDFVTYVWFDALTNYITAPGYGTDQFEENWPADFHVIGKDILVPPHAVYWPIMLHAAGIPLPKSLLVHGWWNISGEKMSKSLGNIVNPLELVERFGPDPLRYFFAREMTVGQDSDFSPDQFLTRYTDDLGNDLGNLVSRLLNMGGRYTDQKVPVATVNDEPEQELQKKWSESRDKALEHCEDFAFHRYLDETFAFIRGINRYAELRAPWKLAKSEDPADKARLETSLATMAEGLRLAAVLLTPVTPSISEKILTLLGEKEVELFESNLDWCDRLVGNKLGEKTILFPRPQ; this is encoded by the coding sequence ATGAAGAATTTCTACATAACAACCGCAATCGATTATGCGAACGGTTCGCCGCATCTTGGCCATGCCTATGAAAAGGTGCTGACTGACATTATTGCGCGATTTCGCCGACTGAAAGGAGATCGGGTCTTTTTTCTGACTGGTTTGGACGAGCATGGACAGAAGGTTCAGCAAACGGCCGAGAAACAGGGTATTGAACCTCAAGCGTTTTGTGATCAGGTAGCAGTCGAATTCCAGCGTCTATGCAAAGAACTGGAGATTTCAAACGATGACTTTATCCGCACAACCGAGCCGCGTCACAAGGAGGTTGTTGGTGGATTACTCCAATCGATCTATGACAAAGGCGAGATCTATCGGAATGATTATCATGGATTCTACAGCACACGACAGGAGCAGTTCCTGCAGGAGAAGGATAAAGTCGACGGCAAGTGGCCTGAAATTTTTGGCGAAGTCATAGAAATCACCGAGCCAAATTATTTTTTCAAGCTGAGTGCTTACCAGGATTGGTTGATTGATTTTTTAAAGACAAATCCGGACTTCATCTTTCCACGTTTCCGTCAAAAGCAGGTGCTCGAGTTTCTGAAAGAGCCTTTGAATGATCTATGCATCTCACGCCCTAAAGAGCGCTTGTCCTGGGGGATTCCTTTGCCATTTGATCAGGATTTCGTGACTTATGTCTGGTTTGATGCGTTGACCAACTATATCACGGCTCCAGGATATGGAACCGATCAGTTTGAAGAGAATTGGCCTGCTGATTTTCATGTGATTGGCAAGGATATCCTCGTGCCGCCTCATGCGGTCTATTGGCCGATTATGCTACATGCGGCCGGGATTCCTCTTCCAAAGAGCCTCCTCGTTCATGGCTGGTGGAATATCTCTGGTGAGAAAATGTCCAAGAGTCTCGGCAATATTGTGAATCCATTGGAGCTGGTAGAGCGTTTTGGGCCTGATCCCTTGCGTTACTTTTTCGCCCGTGAAATGACAGTTGGGCAAGACAGTGACTTTTCGCCGGATCAGTTCCTGACCCGCTACACCGATGACCTTGGCAATGATCTTGGGAACCTGGTTAGCCGTTTGCTTAACATGGGTGGGCGTTACACCGATCAGAAAGTGCCAGTTGCAACGGTTAATGACGAACCAGAACAGGAGCTGCAGAAGAAGTGGTCAGAGAGCCGGGACAAAGCGCTTGAGCACTGCGAGGACTTTGCCTTCCACCGTTATCTGGACGAGACTTTTGCCTTCATTCGAGGGATTAATCGTTATGCTGAACTTCGCGCTCCTTGGAAGCTGGCCAAGTCAGAAGATCCTGCTGACAAGGCCCGTCTCGAAACCAGTCTCGCCACAATGGCCGAAGGACTACGTCTTGCGGCAGTTCTGCTAACTCCCGTCACACCTAGTATTTCGGAAAAAATATTAACGCTTCTTGGTGAGAAAGAAGTTGAGTTATTTGAGAGCAATCTGGATTGGTGTGATCGACTGGTTGGAAATAAGCTTGGCGAAAAAACAATACTCTTTCCGCGTCCGCAGTAG
- a CDS encoding thymidine phosphorylase, with protein sequence MAQKSLLASRKFIKPSFSYLIEKKREGGEFTEDEIRYIVDSILDKEMPEFQMAALAMSIYFQGMSAQETAIFAEEMMLSGEVIDLSKITKPKIAKYSTGGVGDKTTLVLAPLAAAAGVVMPCMNGIDENFVISTLDKLSAVPKMKMDMGLKQFVEQLTGVGCAIIQQHPEIAPVDGILYELRQNTATIPSLPLITGSVLAKKLSEGAEGLVIDVKWGNGSYIRDVEQAKQLARSITRVGRSMKRRCVALVTDMNQPLGDTVGTALELQEAIQLLKGEGPEDLQELVLKLGMEIVRLAGVAGSTLSAKQTVQRHLKDGTALEKLKDMISAQGGDTSVIDDPEKFPKAKHIRKLPAPKRGYVHTINAGMIARGVHMLATSKNGKLDPAVGVSEIKKVGTQVKQGEPLMMIHYNDESKLESSLDYLRTAYRLAPKRPNPPELVVERVA encoded by the coding sequence ATGGCACAAAAATCATTACTTGCATCACGTAAGTTCATCAAGCCGTCTTTCTCTTATCTGATTGAGAAGAAGCGCGAGGGGGGCGAATTCACCGAGGACGAAATTCGCTATATCGTCGATTCTATTCTGGATAAGGAAATGCCTGAATTCCAGATGGCTGCATTGGCAATGTCCATCTATTTCCAAGGAATGTCGGCTCAGGAGACCGCTATTTTCGCGGAGGAGATGATGCTTTCGGGAGAGGTCATCGATCTATCGAAGATCACCAAACCGAAGATCGCCAAATATTCAACGGGAGGGGTTGGAGACAAAACCACATTGGTGCTCGCGCCTTTGGCAGCGGCAGCTGGCGTTGTTATGCCATGCATGAACGGCATCGACGAAAACTTTGTCATTAGCACTCTGGATAAGCTTTCAGCGGTTCCTAAGATGAAGATGGATATGGGGCTGAAGCAGTTTGTCGAGCAGCTGACCGGTGTTGGTTGCGCGATCATCCAGCAACATCCTGAGATCGCTCCAGTTGATGGCATTCTATATGAACTCCGCCAGAATACTGCGACAATTCCAAGTCTGCCACTTATCACCGGCAGTGTCTTGGCCAAAAAACTTTCAGAGGGAGCTGAAGGGCTCGTTATCGACGTCAAGTGGGGTAACGGTTCATATATCCGCGATGTTGAGCAGGCCAAGCAACTGGCTCGCAGCATCACGCGTGTTGGTCGCAGCATGAAGCGCCGTTGTGTGGCTCTGGTGACCGACATGAACCAGCCACTCGGTGATACCGTTGGCACAGCACTTGAATTGCAGGAAGCAATCCAGCTGCTCAAGGGTGAAGGTCCGGAAGATTTACAGGAGCTTGTTTTGAAGCTCGGCATGGAAATTGTTCGTCTGGCTGGTGTTGCCGGATCGACTTTGTCGGCAAAGCAGACGGTTCAGCGTCACCTCAAGGATGGCACTGCGCTTGAAAAGCTTAAGGACATGATTTCAGCTCAAGGCGGTGATACTTCTGTGATCGATGATCCTGAGAAATTCCCCAAGGCAAAGCACATTCGTAAGCTTCCTGCACCGAAGCGCGGCTATGTCCACACCATTAACGCCGGTATGATTGCTCGCGGTGTTCACATGCTGGCTACAAGCAAGAATGGCAAACTCGACCCAGCGGTTGGTGTTTCTGAAATCAAGAAGGTCGGTACGCAGGTCAAGCAGGGTGAGCCTTTGATGATGATTCATTATAATGATGAGTCTAAGCTCGAGAGCTCACTGGATTACCTCCGCACCGCTTATCGCCTCGCACCGAAACGTCCAAATCCGCCAGAGCTCGTTGTTGAGCGCGTGGCGTAA
- the argS gene encoding arginine--tRNA ligase, which translates to MTVPFDFSQLIDQSLRQAASQTEGFDDTFDPGIRPAEPRFGDFQANGVLPFAKQKKTNPRQLATALVESLASVESFPSDAISVEIAGPGFLNFRLSPALLLEWLKHFSTESDLQAGAGDLLKGKNAIVDYPSPNTAKQMHIGHLRPMVIGEAIKRMLKFAGANVIQDDHLGDWGTNFGTLIMAIKREGYDLDATADNALAEIERLYKSGTALEKEAPSIRDQSRAELVKLQQGDAENTEIWNKIVAISNNEFSRIYKILDVKPDITLGESFYRDKVDRIYAELQECELAEESDGALVVFHPDHPRFAKQPFIIRKSDGASNYASTDLATMIHRVEENTADMIAYFTDGRQQDHFQQLFLTAEKWFSRKGYPLPKLEHVWWGTILGEDGKAIKTKSGAPIYLRALLDEAQERAYAIVNEKNPELAEDEKRSIASAVGIGAVRYADLSQNRTQDYTFSWDKLLAFEGNSAPYLLYAAARIYSILAKGGVSKTDLTEVTKLASSLETDAELGLARKLALFPMALEQALADLRPHFICTYLYELTGTYSTFNNADKVLVDDPEVKARRLLLCARTLLVLETGLHMLGLETVERM; encoded by the coding sequence ATGACAGTCCCTTTCGACTTTTCCCAATTGATTGATCAATCCCTTCGACAGGCTGCGAGCCAGACTGAGGGCTTCGATGATACGTTCGATCCCGGTATCCGGCCGGCCGAACCTCGATTTGGTGATTTTCAAGCCAATGGCGTCCTGCCTTTTGCCAAGCAAAAGAAGACCAATCCGCGCCAGTTGGCCACGGCTTTGGTCGAATCTCTGGCTTCTGTCGAAAGCTTTCCCTCGGATGCCATTTCCGTAGAAATCGCTGGCCCTGGATTTCTCAATTTCCGCCTGTCCCCCGCTCTGCTTCTCGAATGGCTCAAGCATTTTTCGACCGAGAGTGACCTTCAGGCAGGCGCAGGAGATCTGCTCAAAGGCAAAAACGCCATCGTCGACTACCCAAGCCCCAATACAGCCAAGCAGATGCATATCGGGCATTTACGCCCAATGGTCATCGGAGAAGCAATCAAGCGGATGCTTAAGTTTGCCGGGGCTAACGTCATTCAGGACGACCATCTTGGAGACTGGGGAACGAATTTCGGCACGCTCATCATGGCGATCAAGCGTGAAGGGTACGACCTCGACGCGACTGCCGACAATGCCCTCGCCGAAATCGAGCGCCTTTACAAGTCCGGGACTGCTCTGGAGAAAGAGGCCCCATCTATCCGTGATCAATCCAGAGCTGAACTGGTCAAGCTCCAGCAAGGTGACGCGGAAAACACGGAGATCTGGAACAAAATCGTCGCCATCAGCAATAACGAGTTTTCCAGGATCTACAAAATCCTGGATGTCAAACCTGACATCACCTTGGGAGAGAGCTTTTATCGCGACAAGGTTGATCGCATCTACGCCGAACTGCAGGAATGCGAGTTAGCCGAAGAAAGCGACGGAGCGTTGGTTGTTTTTCATCCTGATCATCCCCGATTTGCCAAACAGCCTTTCATCATTCGCAAAAGCGATGGAGCCAGCAATTATGCCTCAACCGATCTGGCCACGATGATTCATCGTGTTGAGGAAAATACTGCTGACATGATTGCGTATTTCACCGATGGACGTCAGCAGGATCACTTTCAGCAGCTTTTTCTGACCGCAGAGAAGTGGTTCAGCCGCAAAGGATATCCATTACCCAAGCTGGAGCACGTCTGGTGGGGAACCATTCTGGGGGAAGATGGTAAGGCCATCAAAACCAAGAGCGGTGCGCCGATCTACCTCCGGGCGCTCCTAGATGAAGCCCAGGAACGCGCCTATGCTATCGTGAATGAAAAGAATCCTGAGCTGGCAGAAGACGAAAAACGTTCCATCGCCAGCGCCGTCGGCATTGGAGCAGTGCGTTATGCTGATCTTTCCCAAAATCGCACACAGGATTACACTTTCTCCTGGGATAAGCTCCTCGCTTTCGAAGGCAACAGTGCGCCTTACCTGCTTTATGCGGCCGCTAGAATCTATTCCATTCTGGCAAAAGGCGGAGTGAGCAAGACTGATCTGACCGAGGTCACAAAACTCGCCAGTTCACTCGAAACAGATGCTGAATTGGGATTGGCACGCAAACTTGCCCTCTTCCCGATGGCGCTGGAGCAAGCGCTAGCTGACTTACGTCCACACTTCATTTGCACCTATTTGTATGAGCTCACCGGCACATACAGCACCTTTAATAATGCAGATAAAGTTCTGGTCGACGATCCAGAAGTCAAAGCCCGCCGCCTGCTCCTCTGCGCCAGAACACTGCTTGTCTTAGAAACCGGGCTCCATATGCTCGGCCTCGAAACAGTCGAGCGGATGTAG
- a CDS encoding AraC family transcriptional regulator: MFACSPNYSIQLEHTHFGTYLPESWMSRPMPSLSYRIYWFMEGSAYYSLGKETVWLEPGFCYLIPAHPQQAFGCDEAFTTYWIHFRANSLMLDSQLTQVTKIHRWAHKELSAFNSVWPALRQPRDSMSLAEVLQVQSLIYWLLGDLLPESKLPYDPLISRLEPAIDFMDNHYLENPSLATVAESAFLSPVYFHQQFSKHFHITSHEYMARLRIRDAQDYLLNTNESVSFIAEHVGYSDAFYFSRVFKKHTGLSPLKFRQRHSMKLP; the protein is encoded by the coding sequence ATGTTTGCCTGCTCTCCAAACTATAGCATCCAGCTGGAGCATACACACTTCGGGACATATCTTCCGGAATCATGGATGAGCAGGCCGATGCCCAGTTTGAGTTATCGTATTTATTGGTTTATGGAGGGAAGTGCCTATTATAGCCTTGGAAAGGAAACTGTATGGCTGGAGCCGGGATTTTGTTATTTGATACCTGCTCATCCTCAGCAGGCCTTTGGGTGTGATGAGGCTTTTACTACATACTGGATACACTTCCGGGCTAATTCACTCATGTTGGATTCTCAGCTGACTCAGGTGACTAAGATCCATCGATGGGCTCATAAAGAGCTTTCAGCCTTCAATTCAGTCTGGCCAGCATTACGGCAGCCCAGGGATTCGATGTCGCTGGCAGAAGTTTTGCAGGTTCAGTCACTGATCTACTGGTTACTGGGCGACTTGCTGCCGGAATCGAAATTACCATATGATCCTTTGATTTCTCGTCTGGAGCCTGCCATTGATTTTATGGACAATCATTACCTCGAGAATCCAAGCCTGGCGACCGTTGCGGAGTCTGCCTTTCTCAGTCCAGTCTATTTTCATCAGCAGTTCAGTAAGCACTTCCATATTACATCTCACGAATACATGGCACGTTTAAGAATTCGTGATGCACAGGATTATCTGTTGAATACGAATGAGTCTGTTTCTTTCATCGCGGAACATGTCGGTTATTCGGATGCCTTCTATTTCTCACGAGTCTTTAAGAAACATACGGGCTTGAGTCCCTTGAAATTCCGCCAACGCCATTCCATGAAGCTGCCGTAG
- a CDS encoding phytanoyl-CoA dioxygenase family protein, translated as MSNTFFDQLDLSFKPSTTSTPKELSQSQISHYNQQGYISPLDIYSPQEADRNRKYFDFLMEELKRVSPDADSYAINGYHTCCQGLWDIVNHPLILDYVEDLIGPNVICWGTHFFCKVPHDPKSVPWHQDASYWPLTPSRTTTVWLAIDDADEENSAMQFIPGTHRKGHLKWKDSKTPSVLNQEITNIDTYGTPVTNTLKAGQMSLHADMLAHGSTPNHSDRRRCGLTIRYCPPEVTPLKKNWAEQGILCRGRDITGNWAHNGRPESDDVSAKVKRAAIGAN; from the coding sequence ATGAGTAATACTTTTTTCGATCAACTCGATCTCTCCTTTAAACCCTCAACCACTTCAACCCCGAAAGAGCTTAGTCAAAGCCAGATAAGCCATTATAATCAGCAAGGTTACATCAGCCCATTAGACATCTACTCTCCTCAAGAAGCAGACAGAAACCGTAAGTATTTCGATTTCCTGATGGAGGAACTCAAACGCGTATCGCCCGATGCAGATTCCTATGCCATCAACGGCTATCACACTTGCTGTCAGGGGCTTTGGGACATTGTAAACCATCCTCTGATTTTAGATTACGTAGAAGATTTGATTGGCCCGAATGTAATCTGCTGGGGAACCCATTTCTTCTGCAAGGTACCCCACGACCCCAAAAGCGTCCCATGGCATCAGGATGCATCTTACTGGCCGTTGACTCCCTCTCGAACCACAACAGTCTGGTTGGCCATCGACGACGCCGACGAGGAAAACTCGGCCATGCAGTTCATTCCAGGAACCCACCGCAAAGGTCATCTAAAGTGGAAGGACAGCAAGACTCCAAGTGTTTTAAATCAGGAAATCACAAATATCGACACGTATGGAACGCCTGTTACAAACACACTGAAAGCAGGACAAATGTCACTTCATGCTGATATGCTGGCACATGGCTCAACTCCGAATCACTCGGACCGACGACGCTGCGGCTTAACCATCCGCTATTGCCCTCCGGAAGTCACGCCTTTGAAAAAGAATTGGGCTGAGCAAGGCATCCTTTGCCGGGGCAGAGACATCACTGGAAACTGGGCACATAATGGCCGCCCTGAAAGCGATGATGTTTCTGCGAAAGTCAAAAGAGCAGCTATCGGAGCGAACTAA